The Methylopila sp. M107 genome contains the following window.
CGGCCAGCTGCACACGCGCACCTTCCGGGACGAACGCGAGCGCGCCGTGCTGCTGGTCGCGGATTTTCGGCCCGCCATGCTTTTCGGAACCCGCCGCGCCTTCCGCTCGGTCGCAGCCGCGGAAGCGCTTGCCATGGTGGGATGGCGCGCGGCGGCCGAAGGCGGTCGGATCGGTCTGCTCGCCGTGACCGCCGGCGAGCCCGCTTTCGCCCGGCCCAAGGGCGGCGAACGCGCCATGAACGTCGTGGTCGGCGTGATGGCGCGCGCCCATGCCGACGCGCTCGCCGACAGCGATCGGCCGGATCCGCCGCTCGCCGACAGCCTCGAGACCGCCGTCGGCGCGCTGCCGCGCGGCGGCCACCTGATCCTCGCGACCGGCCTCGACGAGCCCGGCGCCCGCTTCGACGAGGTGGTGAAGGCCGCGCGACGGCGCGTCTCCATCTCGGTGCTGCTGGTCGCCGACGCCTTCGAGCGCGATGCGCCGCGCGGGGCCTACGCCTTCATGTCGCGCGAGGGCCGGGGCGGTTGGCTCTCCGGCGCCAAGCGTGACGCCGCGACCGATCCGCGTCGCGACCGCCTGACGGCGCTCGGCGTGCCGACGCTCGACATCGACGCGGCCGCAGGGCCTGAGAAGATCGCCCCGCTGCTGGAACGCCTCGATGCCGCCCGCTGAAGATCCGCTGGCGGGCCTCCGGGCGCTCCACCTGCCTCCGGAGCCCTCGTCCTTCTGGTCCGATCTCGGCTTCGCCGCGATCGTCGGGCTGCTGCTCGCTCTGTTCGCCTCCCTGCTGATCCGTTGGATCGCAAAGCCCCGGCTGTCGCTGCGCGCTTCCGCCGT
Protein-coding sequences here:
- a CDS encoding DUF58 domain-containing protein: MEAASVPGVDLDAQSLIGLRHLTGRAPASTPRRLAARPGGIVTRRRGRGSEIDDVRMWIDGDDIRHIDRNATARTGQLHTRTFRDERERAVLLVADFRPAMLFGTRRAFRSVAAAEALAMVGWRAAAEGGRIGLLAVTAGEPAFARPKGGERAMNVVVGVMARAHADALADSDRPDPPLADSLETAVGALPRGGHLILATGLDEPGARFDEVVKAARRRVSISVLLVADAFERDAPRGAYAFMSREGRGGWLSGAKRDAATDPRRDRLTALGVPTLDIDAAAGPEKIAPLLERLDAAR